The following proteins are encoded in a genomic region of Apium graveolens cultivar Ventura unplaced genomic scaffold, ASM990537v1 ctg1884, whole genome shotgun sequence:
- the LOC141700180 gene encoding protein FAR1-RELATED SEQUENCE 5-like: MFLRCNRNLSHENQNLIINCSRANIGATKSYALPKEMYGSYEEVGAIVSDFKKFWRDVKLHIGDHDADMILGKFKMKKDTSNNIFYYDYKVDRKDHLTGLFWTDAIGQANFDVFGDIVSFDPTFRTNRYNMVFIPFTGVDNHWKNVTFAAGLLAKENYKNFKWLLLTFKKAMGHVPHCVITDQCPAIKKALDKWWKKAKHRLCMWHIMNKLPTKVGPTLSSNKKFVEKLKSVVYSDHLTKEEFEERWHEVIKEYKLETNVWLTSLFNIRSEWIPAYFSDIDMAGLLRTTSRSESSNFFFQHFHDSGDTLVEFYLSFESAMDKQRLRQADDEKRSEKIPLTDTSMAIEKDASKLYTLELYYRVREEIKTGCYHTSMTNMSRDDQSRYFSCKDELLQDKFFEVSVRMSDNHVNCSCKFYSRKGYLCRHAFAALHQCCVKKIPDVFVKPCWSKNALKRHSFLGSSQVNDICEARDRKNLKRTRAWFEFQNCLNTAGEDDEKLDLVLSGVHEINTALTKDKEKTPLEGGSHRANKFIGHVPQSDINVLNPNISRKKGCGSWIKNAQEIATETAKGRTCSRCKKAEGHNARSCPLNKESVASLLENYKIDPKQIGPLEVGSETVIEKSKSIKMFVIQAFEVLSVLIVLAGYHWTAAY; this comes from the exons ATGTTTTTAAGATGTAATAGGAATTTATCACATGAAAATCAGAATCTTATTATAAATTGTTCAAGAGCAAATATTGGTGCAACAAAATCTTATGCTTTGCCCAAGGAAATGTATGGATCATACGAAGAAGTAGGTGCAATTGTTTCTGATTTTAAAAAATTTTGGAGGGATGTAAAACTTCATATTGGAGATCACGATGCTGATATGATTTTGGGGAAATTCAAGATGAAGAAGGACACATCTAACAATATATTCTACTATGACTACAAGGTTGATCGAAAGGATCACTTGACAGGGCTTTTTTGGACGGATGCTATTGGCCAAGCAAACTTTGACGTATTTGGCGATATAGTTTCGTTTGACCCCACTTTTCGGACTAACAg ATACAATATGGTTTTTATACCATTTACTGGTGTTGACAACCATTGGAAGAATGTAACATTTGCAGCTGGCTTGTTAGCGAaggaaaattataaaaattttaaatggCTTTTGCTAACATTCAAAAAGGCAATGGGACATGTACCCCATTGTGTCATAACTGATCAATGTCCCGCCATAAAAAAAGCTTTAGATAAGTGGTGGAAAAAAGCAAAGCACCGGCTTTGTATGTGGCATATTATGAACAAGTTACCAACAAAG GTTGGACCTACTCTTTCTTCAAACAAGAAATTTGTGGAGAAATTGAAGTCTGTAGTTTACTCAGACCATCTTACGAAAGAAGAGTTTGAGGAACGTTGGCATGAAGTCATTAAGGAATATAAATTAGAGACCAATGTTTGGCTGACTAGTTTATTCAATATACGCAGCGAATGGATTCCTGCATATTTTTCTGATATTGACATGGCTGGATTACTAAGAACTACTTCAAGGTCTGAAAGTTCAAATTTCTTTTTCCAACACTTTCATGACAGTGGTGACACATTAGTGGAATTTTATTTGAGCTTTGAGAGTGCTATGGACAAGCAACGTCTTCGGCAGGCAGATGATGAAAAGAGATCCGAAAAAATTCCACTAACAGACACATCAATGGCTATTGAAAAGGATGCATCTAAACTATATACGTTAGAGCTTTACTATCGTGTTAGGGAAGAGATTAAAACAGGTTGCTATCATACTAGTATGACTAATATGTCAAGGGATGATCAGTCACGGTATTTCAGTTGTAAAGATGAACTACTACAAGATAAATTTTTTGAG GTATCAGTTAGAATGAGTGACAATCATGTGAACTGTAGCTGCAAATTTTATTCCAGAAAGGGATATTTGTGTCGTCATGCATTTGCTGCTTTGCATCAGTGCTGTGTAAAAAAGATTCCAGATGTATTTGTTAAACCATGTTGGTCCAAAAATGCACTAAAGCGTCACTCATTCTTAGGGTCATCTCAAGTGAATGATATTTGTGAAGCTCGGGATCGCAAGAACTTGAAGAGGACAAGGGCATGGTTTGAATTTCAGAATTGTTTAAATACTGCAGGTGAAGATGATGAGAAGTTAGATTTAGTACTCAGTGGAGTACATGAAATAAATACCGCACTCACTAAAGACAAAGAGAAGACACCTTTAGAAGGAGGATCTCACAGAGCAAATAAGTTCATTGGTCATGTTCCACAGTCAGACATCAATGTTTTAAATCCAAATATTAGTAGGAAGAAGGGATGTGGGAGCTGGATAAAGAATGCTCAGGAGATAGCCACTGAAACAGCAAAGGGAAGAACGTGCAGCCGTTGCAAAAAAGCGGAAGGACACAATGCCCGAAGTTGTCCTTTAAACAAAGAATCA GTCGCATCACTTcttgaaaattataaaattgatCCAAAACAAATTGGACCGCTGGAAGTGGGAAGTGAAACCGTGATAGAAAAGAGCAAGTCCATTAAGATGTTTGTCATACAAGCTTTTGAGGTGCTATCAGTCCTTATTGTGCTG GCTGGATATCACTGGACTGCTGCATATTAG